Genomic segment of Pseudomonadota bacterium:
TCCGCGCCTCGTGGTCGAGAAGGTCGAAGATATCGACATCGACGCGCTGTGGGCTCAGGGCTATCGGGGCATGATCTTCGATCTCGACAACACGCTCGTCAGCTGGCGTCGCACGTCGCTGGCGCCACCGGTCACGGCCTGGCTCGAACGCGCTCGCGCGCTCGGATTCAGGCTCTGCATCTTGTCGAACTGCCTGTTCCGGCGTCGGGTGGCGAGACTGAGCCGTCAGGCCGGAATTCCTGCGATACCCAAAGCGAAGAAGCCCCAGCGCCGCTGGTTCCAGCAGGCACTCGACCTTCTGGAGACCCAGGTCGAAGACACCGTGGTCGTGGGTGACCAGGTGTTCACCGACGTGCTGGGTGGAAATCGAATGGGTCTCTACACCATCCTGGTCCTTCCCGTCGATCGTCGGGAGTTCTATGTCACCATCGTGCAGCGCACGGCCGAGAAGATCGTCTTGTTCCGCCTCAGGCGCAAGGGGCTGCTCCGCGCGGCGCAGACGACGCAGCCCGGGGTGCTCTATCACGGTGTCTGAGAAGGAGCGCTTCCAGGCGGCGATGCTGTGGCGCGTGAAGCGTCGGTTGAACCGTTGATTTCTCTGTGTTATAATGTAGGTTGGGCAACTGTGCTTCTGCAACGTCTGCGTAGCGGCAGCACACATCACGGGGACCCTGATCTGCGGCCTGGCCGCAACATCCCGCGCAATCTTCGAGGGTTGGGAAGAACACGAGCATGCTGACACGTTCCTCCAAGAAAGATCTGGGCGAGCTTCTCGTCGATGACAAGCTGATCACCGAGAAGCAGCTGCAGAAGGCGGTTGAGCAGTCGAAGAAGACGAGCGACTCTTTGCAGCGCACGCTCGTCAGCATGGGCTACGTCACGGAAAAAGACATCACCGAGGTCGTCGGCAAGCAGATGGGGGTCGGTTTCATCGACCTCGACTCCTACGATCTCGATCCCGAGCTGGCGCGGTCCGTGCCCGAGCATCTCGCCCAGCGCTACAAGGTGATCCCGGTAGGCCAGAAAGACAACAAGCTTACCCTGGCCATGGTCGATCCGCTGAACGTCATCGCCATCGACGACATCCGCCTGATCACGGGCTTCGATATCGATCCCGTCATTGCAACCGAAGAGTCGATCCTCAAGGCGATCAACCGCCAGTTCGGCGTCACTGACCTCGCCGAGGTGCAGGAGACCGTGAAGGACATCAGTGCCGCCGAGTTCGGCCCGCTCGAGGTGGAAGAG
This window contains:
- a CDS encoding YqeG family HAD IIIA-type phosphatase, coding for MLEKLCPRLVVEKVEDIDIDALWAQGYRGMIFDLDNTLVSWRRTSLAPPVTAWLERARALGFRLCILSNCLFRRRVARLSRQAGIPAIPKAKKPQRRWFQQALDLLETQVEDTVVVGDQVFTDVLGGNRMGLYTILVLPVDRREFYVTIVQRTAEKIVLFRLRRKGLLRAAQTTQPGVLYHGV